In Scomber japonicus isolate fScoJap1 chromosome 7, fScoJap1.pri, whole genome shotgun sequence, one genomic interval encodes:
- the cdkn2c gene encoding cyclin-dependent kinase 4 inhibitor C, with translation MASVDELCNASASGKLDKVKTLLHNGADVNGFNEFNRTALQVVMLGNEAVAEALLKAGANPNLHDPACGLTVTHDAAREGFVDTVRVLVKYGADVNLVDKQVNLPLHLAAKEGHLEVVKLLIGLTTDPKKSNTHSETAGQLAHDYKRTDTAAFIDQYLS, from the exons atGGCTTCAGTAGATGAGCTCTGCAATGCTTCTGCCAGTGGAAAACTAGATAAAGTAAAGACTTTGCTGCACAATGGAGCAGATGTCAATGGATTTAATGAATTCAACAGAACTGCACTGCAG GTGGTGATGTTGGGAAACGAAGCAGTCGCTGAGGCTCTTCTTAAGGCAGGGGCAAACCCAAACCTGCACGACCCGGCCTGTGGTCTCACCGTGACTCACGACGCAGCGCGCGAAGGATTTGTAGACACCGTGCGCGTGCTGGTGAAATACGGGGCAGATGTGAACCTCGTGGATAAACAAGTTAACCTGCCGCTGCACCTAGCAGCCAAAGAGGGACACCTGGAGGTGGTCAAGTTGCTGATTGGACTCACCACGGACCCCAAAAAGTCCAACACCCACAGCGAGACCGCCGGGCAGCTCGCTCATGACTACAAGAGGACGGACACTGCCGCGTTCATCGACCAGTACC